Below is a window of Brassica napus cultivar Da-Ae chromosome A5, Da-Ae, whole genome shotgun sequence DNA.
TTGCTTGGAATATCCCAAAGGGCAACATTGGAAATGGTGAAGATTGTATTGCAGACAAAAGTTAGAAATGTATTTAGGCAAAGtgttttgaaaaccggaccGGATACCGATTCGGTATGACTACTGGTTGACTGGTTGGACCAGTTCAACCGGTCGAACCggattttctatttaaaaaataaataaatataatcatatatttcaTTATATGGACTTAAAATGTAGTTCTCCATATGATACGTTCTATGTTCTCTTCTATTAATTAGGTaataaacaataacaataaatttaGTTAGATTTATAGTTAACAAGTGAATAATATATGAAAActgaaattgataaaaaatcatATGACCGACTGttaattacatatttatttatttttacaattataaatcttaaattttatgaatatagCAAAATGAGAATAGAATATGAGAGtcaaaaagatattttaaaaaaaaattcttaaaaaaaatagaactaaGAGGAAAACCAATTAAGTAGTGAAAGTTAAACATTGattatgaaatattaatttttaataacaatTGAAAATACATTATTATATGTTGGTTTTTAGAACCAGATCACCGGCTTTACCTATTTTTAGTTGGTTTCACCGGTTTTTCTCAAAATTCGGGGTTTAAACCGTACCAGACTCGGCGTCGAACCGGTTCGACCGGTCAGTCCGGTCCGGTTTTCAAAGCACTATTAATGGTTGGGTTCAATGCATAATAATAATGGAGCTGCAGGGGATCGAACCCCGTGCCTCTCACATGCAAAGCGAGCACTCTACCATTTGAGCTACAACCCATTGTTGATTTAAGATTCTACCACCACTTCAATTTGCAATGACCTTGATTATCTGATTCATCAGATGTAAGGAAATCATCTCAATGACAATGATCTACTTTATGGATTTGTTTGTGCAGTTAAAAGCCAATTCCAATGCTATATAGGCTTCAAACATAAAATAATCGATAGGCCCTTCTAAACAAATGGGCTTACATTGAGAGATTGGGTCTGGACTTGTAATTTGTATACAGAAAAggcaaaaacaaacaaaagtggAAATGCGGGGTATCGAACCCCGTGCCTCTCGCATGCAAAGCGAGCGCTCTACCATTTGAGCTACATCCCCATCTTGCTTCTTCTAACCATTGTAACATTATCATTATAAAAATGCGTCGGTTCGAATTATTTTCCCATACCTTTCTCTgtgggttttgtttttttgttgttgtttgatgCGTCAAAGGAGTTTCTCTGTTGTGAGTCAGAGAGGagacaacaaacaaaaatggaTGATTGCTGCGCCGTTTGCGCCGAGAATCTAGAATGGGTTGCTTACGGCTTCTGCGGCCACCGAGAGGTTTGCTCCACCTGCGTCGTTCGCCTCCGCTTCATCCTCGGCGATCGCCGCtgctgcatctgcaaaaccgaTTGCCCCATCGTCTTCGTCACAAAGGTCACACCTTTTTCACCTCTAACCATCtcttaaatagttaaatgtCTCAACTTTGTTGGTTCTCTTAGTAGCAAAAGTAAAGGTTAAGCCTTTTTCACCTCACTGTGCTTTAAAGGTCTCATAACATTTACTAAAAGCTTTGATCTTTACACTTGCAGGAGTTTGGTGATGATACAAAGACGATTACTGACTTCTCGACGTTGCCAACAGAACCAAAGGAAGGTCGTGTAGGCTCCTTCTGGTACCATGAAGAAACCAAAGTCTTCTTTGATGACTTCAACCAGTACACAAGGATTAAGTCAATGTGCAGACTCTCCTGCACCTCTTGTGTCTCTAACCATCGTTTGCGGTTTAAGAGCGTTGAGCACTTGAAGAATCACTTGAACCAGCAGCATAAGTTGCATATGTGCAGTTTATGTCTTGTGGGTCGTAAGGTCAGGGGCTGAGACTAGTACTACTACCACCCTCTTTGGTCTTAAGGTTTTGTGATGAACAAAGCTCATGCTTTTTTGTTATGACAGGTATTCATTTGTGAGCAGAAGCTGTTTACTAAGGAGCAGTTGAATCAGCATATAAGTAGCGGTGACTCTGAAGTTGATGGAAGTGAGAGTGAGAGAGGAGGCTTCACTGGTCATCCTATGTGCGAGTTCTGTAAGCGTCCGTTCTATGGTGGCAATGAGCTTTACACTCATATGTCTAGAGAGCATTACACCTGTCACATTTGCCAAAGGTGACTGTACTTTTATTATGAATTTTGATTGACCTTGGAATGATTTAATCTGATTCAATCTGGCATTGTAGGTTGAGACCGGGTCAATATGAGTATTATGGAAACTATGATGATCTGGAGGTATGAATGTATATCCTATGGTATAATGTATGTGGCTGCATTGAGTTCTCATTTGATTTTGTAACAGGCTCACTTCCGCAGTGACCATTTCTTATGTGAAGACGAGTCTTGTCTTGCTAAGAAGTTCATAGTTTTCCAAACTGAACCTGAGTTGAAAGTAAATCCTTTTCTTCCTTTCTGTTCCCACTGTTTGATACCTTCTTTGCTCTATTAAAAGTATTACTTGCATTTGTTTTTAGAGGCACAACACAGTTGATCATGGAGGTAGAATGTCTCGGTCTCAGCAAAGTGCATCGTTACAGGCATGTAACTATCTCTCTTGTCAGCTTGTGTGTTGATTTCTGCTTGCCTAATGTTTAATATTTGGTTCGGTTTCAGATTCAAGCGGCTTTCCAGGTTCAGAGTCGCCGTGGAAGGAGACGATCATCTCAAGCACCTTATGCCATTGACGACGGTTATCCTCTTCTTCAAACTATGAGGAGCCCTGGAGGATCACGTCTGGGAGAATCTTCTTTCCCTCCACTCTCTGTGCAAGCAAACCGAGGAGTGCAAACAAGATTTGGACAGAACTCAGAGAGTAACAATCTAAGACATGAAGCAAATAGAAGTGCAGCTGCTAGGTCTTCTCAAACCTGGCCAGCGTTAATCCGAGGCCCAACTCAAGCATCTGTTCCAAGCAGTATACAATCTTCTAGCGCTTCTGCTCAATCTCAGTCTAGAACTCTTGCTTCTGCTCAAGCATCAGTTGGTGGATGTTCATCTGGTTCTTCACTGAATCCCTGCAATGCAAAGAGGAATCATCACACATCTTCAACTGCTAAAACGTCTGATACAAGATCACTAGAGCAGCCTTCTCATCCTGGTTTTCCTCCAGCTTCTGCTGTGAAGTCTGATAACAAGAGTTTGGTTGATAAAATACGCTCCAGCCTCGGTCACGATGAAGAGTTATTCAAGGCCTTCAAAGATACATCAGGAAAGTATCGTCATGGTTCGATAGATGCTAGAACTTACTTAGAGTATGTGAAAGGGTATGGGTTGTCTCACTTAGTTCTCGATATGGCTAGACTCTGCCCTGACCCTAAGAGACAGAAGGAGCTCATTGATACCTATAATGCTTGCTTGAAGAGCAGTTCACAGACAAAAGAGAGTTGCGGTTTGAAGAAAAACAAAGGGAAAGCTGTGAAAGTTGAAAGTAGCAGTGACTCCATGGGGTTTAAGTTGCAGTTCTCTGACAAATCTCAGGATGAAGACAAGGTGAAGGTACAGAAAGACAAAGGCAAAGCAGTTGTGGACACTTCATCTGGTGGTGGAGTGGGATTAGGCGGCAACACAGGGAAGCAATTTAAGAAAACTCCAAAGTTTCTTAGAGCACGTCTTGGCGAGAAATCCATGGCTGCAAACCTTAGGAGTTCTTCTAACTCAACAGAGCCTGAAGGAGAATCCAAGAATGTTGACTCCAAAAGTAGCCAGAGCTCTCCCGGTGGGTTGCAACTTCGTGGTGCTTGGCGGAGAGGAAGTGCAAAACTCTTCTCCtagttaaataaaaaagaatctgTGTT
It encodes the following:
- the LOC106436384 gene encoding E3 ubiquitin-protein ligase hel2-like, whose product is MDDCCAVCAENLEWVAYGFCGHREVCSTCVVRLRFILGDRRCCICKTDCPIVFVTKEFGDDTKTITDFSTLPTEPKEGRVGSFWYHEETKVFFDDFNQYTRIKSMCRLSCTSCVSNHRLRFKSVEHLKNHLNQQHKLHMCSLCLVGRKVFICEQKLFTKEQLNQHISSGDSEVDGSESERGGFTGHPMCEFCKRPFYGGNELYTHMSREHYTCHICQRLRPGQYEYYGNYDDLEAHFRSDHFLCEDESCLAKKFIVFQTEPELKRHNTVDHGGRMSRSQQSASLQIQAAFQVQSRRGRRRSSQAPYAIDDGYPLLQTMRSPGGSRLGESSFPPLSVQANRGVQTRFGQNSESNNLRHEANRSAAARSSQTWPALIRGPTQASVPSSIQSSSASAQSQSRTLASAQASVGGCSSGSSLNPCNAKRNHHTSSTAKTSDTRSLEQPSHPGFPPASAVKSDNKSLVDKIRSSLGHDEELFKAFKDTSGKYRHGSIDARTYLEYVKGYGLSHLVLDMARLCPDPKRQKELIDTYNACLKSSSQTKESCGLKKNKGKAVKVESSSDSMGFKLQFSDKSQDEDKVKVQKDKGKAVVDTSSGGGVGLGGNTGKQFKKTPKFLRARLGEKSMAANLRSSSNSTEPEGESKNVDSKSSQSSPGGLQLRGAWRRGSAKLFS